Proteins found in one Subtercola endophyticus genomic segment:
- a CDS encoding Cof-type HAD-IIB family hydrolase encodes MTIAPLGLLLDIDGPIASPVTRSIVQPSIPGDLVKLVAAGVPIAFITGRSDTFVREQVVVPLMAAGLADALAAGGRMFVVCEKGAVWFTMGPQGAGPVEVDNTVALPQYFADEIRRVVDERFAETMFFDNTKRAMVSVEQRHEVDAAVFQQQQPLYNEAAFDALVEHGLGARYGDREVPNAAGDVPYRIDPTIISSDVESVTLDKDRGAERALSYFVEHGEVPHVWRSVGDSRSDYKMADYLHAAGYDVAHVDVRPADGLLERPYQVIVEGDLIHDEAGAAFLSYWVQKLGL; translated from the coding sequence ATGACGATTGCGCCCCTCGGACTTCTTCTCGACATCGACGGTCCGATCGCCTCGCCGGTGACCCGATCGATCGTGCAGCCGAGCATTCCGGGCGACCTAGTGAAGCTGGTCGCCGCCGGCGTGCCGATCGCCTTCATCACCGGGCGCAGCGACACCTTCGTGCGCGAGCAGGTCGTGGTGCCCCTGATGGCCGCGGGCCTCGCCGATGCGCTCGCCGCGGGCGGGCGGATGTTCGTGGTCTGCGAAAAGGGCGCGGTCTGGTTCACCATGGGGCCGCAGGGTGCGGGGCCGGTCGAGGTCGACAACACCGTCGCCCTGCCGCAGTACTTCGCCGACGAGATTCGCCGGGTGGTCGACGAGCGATTCGCTGAGACGATGTTCTTCGACAACACCAAACGGGCGATGGTGTCGGTGGAGCAGCGGCACGAGGTCGACGCGGCGGTCTTTCAGCAGCAGCAACCGCTCTACAACGAGGCCGCCTTCGACGCCCTGGTCGAGCACGGACTCGGTGCGCGATACGGTGATCGCGAGGTACCGAATGCCGCGGGCGACGTGCCCTATCGCATCGACCCCACGATCATCTCGTCAGATGTCGAATCGGTGACTCTCGACAAAGACCGTGGCGCTGAACGCGCGCTCAGCTACTTCGTCGAACACGGCGAGGTTCCGCACGTCTGGCGTTCGGTCGGCGACTCACGCAGCGACTACAAGATGGCCGACTATCTGCACGCGGCCGGCTACGACGTAGCTCACGTGGATGTTCGGCCCGCCGACGGCCTGCTCGAACGCCCGTACCAGGTCATCGTCGAGGGCGACCTCATCCACGACGAGGCGGGCGCGGCGTTTCTGTCGTACTGGGTTCAGAAGCTGGGTCTCTGA